In Bifidobacterium sp. ESL0745, one DNA window encodes the following:
- the alr gene encoding alanine racemase has translation MTLNALDPWPFSSTLGKANYVAALRRYPGQAIVDLRAMRDNMRHLVEVVGGPKSGTAVMGVVKADGYGHGLIPSALAALAGGATWLGTAQPREALLLRMAGIDSSRCHILTWMYNGRNAPLIELIASDIDISVGSLDGIDAVAAAARKLGIPARVHVKVDTGFGRNGFTAEGFQAALDKLVPLAKEGVLDIVGQWSHFSVADAPDVPEFVEATDQQLESFKQFTARMEKAGIPPRIRHIANTAATLSRPETRFELTRPGIGLYGYEADPAMGVPANYDLKPAMTLQAQLATVKGVEAGHGISYGRTYITDEATSTAIVPLGYADGIHRSASGFDEAGAKHTRKPGGPVRVMTNEGPKLMRVSGRVCMDQFIIDLHGDCEKLGVHEGDTVELFGPGRGEQYVEPTADDWARAADTISYEIFTCLRTRIPRLYLHAAEVLDPQDMSKLSAKTLL, from the coding sequence ATGACATTGAACGCACTCGATCCATGGCCTTTTTCCTCCACTCTCGGCAAGGCGAATTACGTTGCCGCACTGCGACGTTACCCCGGGCAGGCCATTGTCGATCTTAGGGCGATGCGCGACAATATGCGGCACCTGGTCGAGGTCGTCGGCGGACCTAAGTCCGGTACGGCCGTGATGGGCGTGGTGAAAGCCGATGGTTACGGGCACGGATTGATTCCTTCCGCCTTGGCAGCGCTCGCGGGCGGAGCGACGTGGCTGGGAACCGCACAACCGCGTGAGGCGCTGTTGCTGCGCATGGCCGGCATCGATTCGAGCCGCTGCCATATTCTCACGTGGATGTACAACGGGCGCAATGCCCCGCTGATCGAGCTCATCGCCAGCGACATCGACATTTCCGTGGGCTCGCTTGACGGCATCGACGCCGTGGCCGCCGCCGCGCGCAAACTTGGCATACCCGCGCGTGTGCACGTCAAGGTGGACACCGGCTTTGGCCGCAACGGCTTTACTGCAGAAGGTTTCCAAGCTGCGCTCGACAAACTGGTTCCGCTGGCCAAGGAAGGCGTGCTTGACATCGTAGGGCAGTGGAGCCACTTCTCCGTGGCCGACGCGCCCGACGTTCCGGAATTCGTGGAAGCCACCGACCAGCAGCTTGAAAGCTTCAAGCAGTTCACCGCGCGCATGGAGAAGGCCGGCATCCCGCCACGTATCCGTCACATCGCTAATACCGCGGCCACGCTTTCGCGCCCAGAAACGCGCTTCGAGCTGACCCGTCCGGGTATCGGGCTTTACGGCTACGAGGCCGATCCGGCGATGGGCGTGCCGGCGAACTACGATCTGAAACCCGCCATGACGCTTCAGGCCCAGCTGGCCACGGTAAAAGGCGTGGAGGCGGGACACGGCATTTCCTACGGGCGCACCTACATCACCGACGAAGCCACCAGCACGGCCATTGTGCCGCTGGGGTACGCCGATGGCATCCACCGCTCCGCCTCTGGATTCGATGAAGCAGGGGCCAAACATACACGCAAACCCGGAGGTCCGGTACGTGTGATGACCAATGAGGGGCCAAAGCTGATGCGCGTTTCGGGTCGCGTATGCATGGATCAGTTCATTATCGATCTGCATGGCGACTGCGAGAAACTCGGCGTGCACGAGGGCGATACCGTGGAGCTGTTCGGGCCAGGCCGTGGCGAACAGTACGTGGAGCCGACTGCGGACGATTGGGCTCGTGCCGCCGACACCATCAGCTACGAGATCTTCACCTGCCTGCGTACGCGTATCCCGCGGCTTTATCTGCACGCTGCAGAAGTGCTCGACCCCCAGGATATGAGCAAACTCAGCGCAAAGACGCTGTTGTAG
- a CDS encoding deoxyguanosinetriphosphate triphosphohydrolase, which translates to MTKTHTADGEEVLAEEGYDAFDEERWAPEPPKSQSRTAFQRDRARLIHSSALRRLGAKSQILVAGTDDFARTRLTHTLEVAQIGRQIGSMLGCDPDVVDCACLAHDLGHPPFGHNGERVLADIASGIGGFEGNAQTLRLLTRLEPKVFLPDGRSAGVNLTRASLDAAVKYPWTLEEASKHPKGERSLKFCVYPDDVDVFNWLKQGAPKDAKPMECQVMDLSDDIAYSVHDVEDAIATGAFNPLALADSRVLDGVVELTREWYGQQWDPDELLKALQRLKKRHMFPSHFNGSRQALAQLKNITSSLIGRFAGSVEQATREQYGQGRLTRYSANVVIPDETNYEIVALKGIAVYFVMAPREREPLHEQEQQIVADLVDVLMADSPRPSDALETVFLEDWNESTNDDERLRVAIDQVASLTDGSAMTLHSLIC; encoded by the coding sequence ATGACCAAGACGCATACCGCAGATGGCGAGGAAGTGCTGGCAGAGGAGGGCTATGACGCCTTCGATGAGGAGCGCTGGGCTCCCGAGCCCCCGAAATCGCAGTCCCGTACTGCCTTCCAACGCGACCGCGCGCGTCTCATTCATTCCTCGGCCTTGCGCCGGCTTGGTGCGAAAAGTCAGATTCTTGTAGCCGGTACTGATGATTTTGCCCGTACCCGGCTGACCCATACGCTGGAAGTCGCCCAGATCGGCCGCCAGATCGGCTCGATGCTCGGCTGTGATCCGGACGTGGTCGACTGTGCCTGCTTGGCTCACGACCTTGGCCATCCGCCGTTTGGACACAACGGCGAGCGGGTGCTGGCCGATATCGCCTCTGGCATCGGCGGATTCGAAGGCAATGCGCAAACGCTTCGGTTGCTGACACGGCTTGAACCGAAAGTTTTTTTGCCTGACGGGCGTTCCGCAGGCGTCAACCTCACCCGCGCCTCGCTGGACGCGGCGGTGAAATACCCATGGACGCTTGAGGAGGCCTCGAAGCACCCGAAAGGGGAGCGCAGCCTGAAATTCTGCGTTTATCCCGATGATGTCGACGTGTTCAACTGGCTCAAACAGGGTGCACCGAAAGACGCCAAACCGATGGAATGCCAGGTCATGGACCTTTCCGACGACATCGCCTACAGTGTCCACGACGTGGAGGATGCCATCGCCACTGGTGCTTTTAATCCGTTGGCGCTGGCCGATTCCCGCGTTCTCGACGGCGTGGTGGAGCTCACCCGCGAATGGTATGGACAGCAGTGGGATCCGGACGAGCTGCTCAAGGCATTGCAACGGCTGAAGAAACGGCACATGTTCCCCTCCCATTTCAACGGCTCGCGTCAGGCGTTGGCGCAGTTGAAGAATATCACCAGTTCGCTTATCGGTCGGTTCGCCGGTTCGGTCGAGCAGGCGACCCGCGAACAATATGGGCAGGGCAGGCTGACGCGATACAGCGCCAACGTGGTTATTCCCGACGAAACCAATTACGAAATCGTTGCGCTCAAGGGCATCGCCGTCTATTTTGTCATGGCGCCGCGTGAACGCGAACCGTTACACGAGCAGGAGCAGCAGATCGTCGCCGACCTGGTCGACGTGCTCATGGCCGATTCGCCGCGTCCTTCCGATGCGTTGGAAACGGTGTTCCTTGAGGATTGGAACGAATCCACCAACGATGACGAGCGCCTGCGCGTCGCCATTGACCAGGTGGCCAGCCTGACCGATGGTTCGGCGATGACCCTGCACTCCTTGATTTGCTGA
- the dnaG gene encoding DNA primase, with product MAGMILKSDVEKVRATADLYDIVSSTVTLKAAGTGTFMGLCPFHDEKTPSFSVRPSLGVWHCFGCGLGGDVFAYVEHRENIDFREAVELLADKYHIELHYEKGDGTEEEHRGSKRARLLEANEEAQRFFVSQIMTSEALAARKLLGGRNFSQADCQRFGCGYAPQGWDNLVRHLANKGFTQQEMLDAGLARQGQRGIYDYFRGRATWPIRDSTGRTLGFGARKLYDDDAINAKYINTPDTQLYRKTQVLYGIDLAKSSIVKKRQAVIVEGYTDVMACHLAGIDTAVATCGTAFGEEHAKIIRRLISDDSLGAVQLVGPLKVEGQSLSSRIVFTFDGDAAGQKAAIHAFGLDSAFLSQTFVAVADNNLDPCDLRIQQGNEAVRSLIDHAKPLYDFVIDTAINRFDTSYTTGQMGAVKAVAPLIAQIRDRSLLDIYTRKATRRIGVDLDIMRREVNNARRQLHVRDDDAYAPKRRIGGFENHNRNNENTYANPAARKALQHRDAADQAYFRVDDAVFICEQQFMAVLIQVPRAVDVNAFARLTLADFMTPVFRTLFQAIAAAGGLPDGNTPQGLWLHNLTKAGGPMLEQVINELAVMPLPLPNGDDQNGNANEANGAGAAIGQNGGGVNGNADGMPNPTAAQLRSPTQEEQRYAAELTARLLDVGYMRRIGAAKRKMAQLPDGEEKIRILGQITDMEADRKDLQAQVYGNAIA from the coding sequence ATGGCTGGAATGATTCTCAAATCGGACGTGGAAAAGGTGCGTGCCACGGCGGACCTGTATGACATCGTCTCCTCGACGGTGACGCTCAAGGCCGCAGGCACCGGTACATTCATGGGTCTGTGCCCCTTCCACGACGAAAAAACACCCAGCTTCAGCGTCCGACCTTCGCTAGGGGTGTGGCATTGCTTCGGTTGTGGACTCGGCGGGGATGTCTTTGCCTACGTCGAACACCGTGAGAACATCGACTTTCGCGAGGCTGTGGAACTTCTTGCCGACAAATACCATATCGAGCTTCATTACGAGAAAGGCGACGGGACTGAGGAAGAACATCGTGGCTCCAAGCGTGCCCGACTGTTGGAAGCCAACGAAGAGGCTCAGCGCTTTTTCGTCTCCCAGATCATGACGTCTGAGGCGTTGGCGGCACGAAAGCTTCTGGGCGGACGCAACTTCAGCCAGGCCGATTGCCAGCGCTTCGGCTGCGGCTATGCCCCTCAGGGTTGGGACAATCTTGTCCGTCATCTGGCCAACAAAGGCTTTACCCAGCAGGAGATGCTTGATGCCGGGCTTGCACGGCAGGGGCAGCGCGGCATCTACGACTATTTCCGAGGCCGGGCCACTTGGCCGATTCGTGATTCGACGGGGCGGACGCTCGGCTTTGGTGCCCGCAAGTTGTATGACGATGACGCTATCAACGCCAAATACATCAACACCCCCGACACCCAGCTTTATCGCAAAACGCAGGTGCTTTACGGCATCGACTTGGCCAAATCGAGCATCGTCAAGAAGCGCCAAGCCGTCATCGTCGAAGGCTATACGGATGTGATGGCCTGCCATCTGGCCGGTATCGACACCGCCGTCGCCACCTGCGGCACCGCGTTCGGCGAGGAACACGCCAAGATCATCCGCAGGCTCATTTCCGACGATTCCTTGGGTGCCGTCCAGCTGGTCGGTCCGCTGAAAGTCGAGGGGCAATCCTTGAGCTCACGCATCGTCTTCACGTTCGATGGAGACGCGGCAGGGCAGAAAGCCGCTATCCATGCCTTCGGACTGGATTCGGCGTTTCTTTCCCAGACGTTCGTGGCGGTGGCCGACAACAACCTCGACCCCTGCGACCTGCGTATCCAACAGGGCAACGAGGCGGTGCGTTCGTTGATCGATCACGCCAAACCGCTCTATGATTTCGTCATCGACACTGCCATCAACCGGTTCGACACCTCATATACCACCGGTCAGATGGGTGCGGTCAAGGCCGTGGCGCCTCTGATCGCGCAGATCCGCGATCGTTCGCTGCTCGATATCTATACCCGCAAGGCGACTCGTCGCATCGGTGTGGACCTTGACATCATGCGCCGTGAGGTCAACAACGCGCGACGTCAGCTACACGTACGCGATGATGATGCCTACGCTCCCAAACGTCGGATCGGTGGCTTCGAGAACCATAACCGCAACAATGAGAACACCTATGCCAATCCGGCCGCGCGCAAGGCGCTGCAACACCGTGATGCCGCCGATCAGGCCTATTTCCGCGTCGACGATGCCGTGTTCATTTGCGAGCAGCAGTTCATGGCGGTGCTCATCCAAGTGCCCCGGGCCGTCGATGTGAACGCATTCGCCCGACTGACATTGGCCGACTTCATGACCCCTGTATTCCGCACCCTGTTCCAGGCCATCGCAGCGGCCGGAGGATTGCCGGACGGGAATACCCCGCAAGGCCTTTGGCTTCACAATCTGACCAAGGCCGGCGGCCCGATGCTCGAGCAGGTCATCAACGAGCTGGCCGTCATGCCGCTGCCTTTGCCCAATGGCGATGACCAGAACGGCAACGCCAACGAGGCGAACGGTGCCGGTGCCGCCATTGGGCAGAACGGTGGGGGTGTCAACGGCAATGCTGACGGCATGCCCAATCCCACCGCAGCCCAGTTACGGTCCCCGACTCAGGAAGAGCAACGCTATGCCGCGGAATTGACCGCCAGGTTGTTGGATGTCGGCTATATGCGTCGTATCGGCGCCGCGAAACGCAAGATGGCGCAGCTTCCTGATGGCGAGGAGAAAATCAGGATTTTGGGTCAGATCACCGACATGGAAGCGGACCGGAAAGATCTGCAAGCGCAGGTCTATGGCAACGCCATCGCCTGA
- a CDS encoding SLC13 family permease produces the protein MRKWIVRELKNDTILVVATILAIISCFIVPPDKQYLGYIHMNTIGQLICLMLVVCGFQRIGVFHFIGTKLLEHVHTESMLVVSLVFLAFFSAIFITNDVSLVTFIPFAISVLVMAKMEDKAVLVVTLMTIGANTGSMLTPVGNAHNLYLKSVSKMPTSEFLEVMGPFSLAAAIMLLIIVLVAFRRRSSQADFAGLGRKGIEQSLFAPQSEKQPDEVRVLDYGAGYGGWRAVVYLVLFLICIFTVGGSIPLWLMCLLVFGAFLVCDRRAFLKVDWTLPLTFVMFFIFIGNMRRVPEFSNFVASIVNQHPMEVAVASSQLISNVPTSILLSGFCNQWRELIIGTNLGGLGTLIASMASLISYQQIARKYPDKKGHYLLVYTVTNVLFLAVLLGLALIIN, from the coding sequence ATGCGTAAGTGGATTGTCAGGGAACTGAAAAACGACACCATTTTGGTGGTGGCGACGATACTCGCCATCATTTCGTGTTTCATCGTCCCGCCGGACAAACAGTACCTCGGCTATATCCACATGAACACCATTGGCCAGCTGATCTGCCTTATGCTGGTGGTCTGCGGGTTCCAGCGCATCGGCGTCTTCCACTTCATCGGCACCAAACTTCTTGAACATGTGCATACCGAAAGCATGTTGGTCGTTTCACTGGTTTTCCTGGCATTCTTCTCCGCGATTTTCATCACCAATGACGTTTCCCTGGTCACGTTCATCCCGTTCGCGATCTCGGTGCTGGTGATGGCCAAAATGGAGGACAAGGCCGTTCTGGTGGTGACGTTGATGACCATCGGTGCCAATACCGGCAGCATGCTGACCCCCGTCGGCAACGCCCACAACCTTTATCTCAAATCCGTTTCCAAGATGCCGACCTCGGAGTTTTTGGAAGTGATGGGCCCGTTCTCGCTTGCTGCGGCCATCATGCTGCTCATCATCGTTCTGGTTGCATTCCGTCGGCGTAGCAGCCAGGCCGATTTCGCAGGTCTGGGACGCAAAGGTATCGAGCAATCGCTGTTCGCGCCGCAAAGTGAGAAGCAACCCGACGAAGTGCGTGTGCTCGATTACGGGGCCGGGTACGGCGGTTGGCGGGCAGTCGTCTACCTTGTTCTGTTCCTCATCTGCATTTTCACGGTCGGCGGCTCGATTCCGCTGTGGCTGATGTGCCTGCTGGTGTTCGGCGCGTTCCTGGTCTGCGACCGTCGTGCGTTCCTCAAAGTCGACTGGACCCTGCCGCTTACCTTCGTCATGTTCTTCATTTTCATCGGCAACATGCGCCGAGTACCGGAGTTCTCGAACTTTGTGGCCTCGATTGTCAACCAGCATCCGATGGAAGTCGCCGTCGCTTCCAGCCAGCTCATCAGCAACGTGCCTACTTCCATTTTGCTTTCGGGTTTCTGCAACCAGTGGCGTGAGTTGATCATCGGCACCAATCTGGGTGGTTTGGGCACGTTGATCGCGTCGATGGCCTCGCTGATCTCCTACCAGCAGATCGCCCGTAAATACCCAGACAAAAAGGGTCATTACCTGCTGGTCTACACGGTGACCAATGTGCTGTTTTTGGCGGTGTTGCTGGGGTTGGCGTTGATCATCAATTAA
- a CDS encoding ATP-binding protein has protein sequence MDSDRETSQTADNDDARQAADASSSAMPFDHRLSANQNLTFEYAKPAFASAGLEWSDENLVRLHLFDAEKQAGNTALLLSDQCPYLVKCAVFDGDTKANLTERQNVSGSVLNQIDATMMFLNQHNTENAWPEDALRESLVNAVLHRDYDKNGPILISLFDSSVEIVSPGGLVDGFEVNDLLNGVSESRNPWLADVFEALHLSENCGTGVQRILDSYSESLASPQLRVGPGSVAMILPKPVLDSVWTEPHSANGNEEESGNKTDSFDSDNPDAGSGKAKRYTFPLGGPHLFTTNPTEARVEGQVLAVTPLSSVVFAGSKVWQLLTGNPDQKTLDGLPNSVKSQLQQWKTGTETHQFEIDTLEQITKRLLSERKEAMSLKQIQTELGTDSGQIVDVLEGLTQKGELQSTTCGATTTYALPR, from the coding sequence ATGGATTCGGACAGGGAAACGTCTCAGACTGCTGACAACGACGACGCCCGGCAAGCCGCCGACGCGTCTTCATCCGCGATGCCCTTTGATCATCGTTTAAGCGCCAATCAGAACCTGACCTTCGAATATGCAAAACCGGCGTTTGCATCGGCCGGACTCGAATGGTCTGACGAGAATCTTGTTCGGCTCCATCTTTTCGATGCTGAAAAGCAAGCCGGCAACACCGCTCTCCTACTCTCCGACCAATGCCCTTATCTTGTCAAATGCGCGGTGTTCGACGGCGACACCAAGGCAAATCTGACCGAACGTCAGAATGTTTCCGGCTCGGTTCTGAACCAAATCGATGCCACGATGATGTTCCTGAACCAACACAATACCGAAAACGCTTGGCCGGAAGATGCGTTGCGTGAATCGCTGGTCAACGCCGTTCTGCACCGCGATTACGACAAGAACGGGCCAATACTCATTAGTCTTTTCGATTCCAGCGTTGAAATCGTTTCTCCCGGCGGTTTGGTCGACGGCTTTGAAGTCAATGATCTCTTGAATGGTGTCAGCGAATCACGCAACCCGTGGCTTGCCGACGTGTTCGAGGCCCTGCATTTGAGCGAAAACTGCGGTACGGGCGTACAACGCATCCTTGACTCGTATTCCGAAAGCCTTGCCAGCCCCCAACTTCGGGTTGGCCCGGGTTCAGTGGCGATGATTCTGCCAAAGCCGGTACTCGATTCGGTGTGGACTGAGCCTCATTCCGCTAACGGAAACGAGGAAGAATCCGGAAACAAAACGGATAGTTTCGATAGCGATAATCCCGATGCCGGTTCCGGAAAAGCCAAACGCTACACGTTCCCGCTGGGCGGACCGCACCTTTTCACCACCAATCCAACCGAGGCCCGTGTCGAAGGCCAAGTACTTGCTGTCACCCCACTCTCGTCCGTGGTCTTTGCGGGAAGCAAAGTCTGGCAGCTGCTTACTGGCAACCCCGACCAGAAAACACTGGACGGACTGCCCAATAGTGTCAAATCTCAATTGCAGCAATGGAAAACCGGCACAGAAACACATCAATTCGAAATCGACACGCTTGAGCAAATCACCAAACGTCTCTTGTCAGAGCGGAAAGAAGCGATGAGCCTCAAACAGATCCAAACCGAATTGGGCACTGATTCCGGACAAATCGTGGATGTACTTGAGGGCCTTACTCAAAAGGGCGAATTGCAAAGCACCACCTGTGGCGCAACGACGACATACGCGTTACCACGCTAA
- a CDS encoding ABC transporter ATP-binding protein has protein sequence MKKENITRYATQTYPTQQKTGTKEILRAEGLVRDFGFKLGPIDLTLREGETVAVIGPSGCGKSSLLRAMAGMDKPTHGTVMFDGKVLAKLGEKKLAKLRASRFAFIFQDYMLLENLTVGENVALPASIRGERMGDDEMLRALACVGLADKPPDTPVTSLSGGQQQRVAIARALAIGADVLFADEPTGNLDPKARDEVIETIRASMRAGLKAALIVTHDPVVASSADRVVLMADGHVVREYGDGLSAPQIETLLLGGRHE, from the coding sequence ATGAAAAAAGAAAACATCACAAGATATGCAACGCAGACGTATCCTACACAACAAAAGACGGGAACCAAGGAGATTTTGCGGGCCGAAGGGCTGGTCCGTGACTTTGGGTTCAAGTTGGGGCCGATCGACTTGACGCTTCGCGAAGGCGAGACGGTGGCGGTTATCGGACCTTCGGGATGTGGCAAGTCGTCATTGCTCCGGGCGATGGCCGGAATGGACAAGCCTACACATGGAACAGTGATGTTTGATGGCAAAGTGCTGGCAAAGCTTGGTGAGAAGAAACTGGCCAAACTGCGTGCCTCGCGTTTCGCGTTCATTTTCCAAGACTATATGCTGCTCGAAAACCTGACTGTAGGGGAGAACGTGGCATTGCCCGCTTCGATTCGAGGCGAGCGGATGGGTGACGACGAGATGCTGCGTGCTCTGGCATGCGTCGGTCTCGCCGACAAACCGCCGGATACGCCGGTCACCAGTCTTTCCGGCGGGCAGCAGCAGCGTGTCGCCATCGCCAGGGCGCTCGCGATCGGTGCCGATGTGCTCTTCGCCGATGAGCCGACCGGCAATCTCGACCCGAAGGCGCGCGACGAGGTCATCGAAACCATCCGTGCCTCCATGCGCGCCGGACTCAAAGCCGCTTTGATTGTTACGCACGATCCGGTGGTCGCCTCGTCGGCCGACCGCGTGGTGCTGATGGCCGATGGTCATGTAGTGCGTGAATATGGCGATGGGCTTTCCGCCCCTCAGATTGAGACTTTGTTGCTGGGAGGCCGTCATGAGTAA
- a CDS encoding response regulator transcription factor, with product MSDALESEATTPGQSIHLLIVDDQELILTGLAELVTYMPGIEVTAQSQSGQGVLQLPENTLNSIDVALIDARMPQMDGPELIARLHDKYPDIKCILLTAFDEDDNLINSLKAGAVGYLLKDISTADLADAIHRAAEGGRIIGASATAHVMRLISQSGNRDDEESDNAAFSANSGEQVVSERTAKKPDVSSTVTAHKSIPDKHTDRDTEADEDSYIATSDVSDITQASPETRGLLAELTPRNQQIALLIAQGHTNSEIADKLFLSPGTVKNHASHIFASLNVRNRTELTAMLGGTLD from the coding sequence ATGAGCGATGCTCTCGAATCCGAAGCAACCACTCCCGGCCAGTCCATCCATCTGCTCATCGTGGACGATCAGGAACTTATCCTCACAGGACTTGCCGAACTCGTTACCTATATGCCCGGCATAGAGGTAACCGCGCAATCACAAAGCGGCCAGGGGGTGCTTCAGCTGCCAGAGAACACACTCAACTCGATTGATGTCGCGCTGATCGACGCTCGCATGCCGCAGATGGACGGGCCCGAGCTGATCGCACGATTGCATGACAAATATCCTGACATCAAATGCATTCTGCTCACCGCGTTCGATGAGGACGATAATCTGATCAATTCCCTGAAAGCCGGTGCTGTCGGCTATCTGCTCAAGGACATCTCCACAGCCGACCTCGCCGACGCCATCCATCGCGCGGCCGAAGGAGGTCGGATCATCGGCGCCAGCGCCACCGCACATGTCATGCGTCTCATCTCGCAATCAGGCAATCGCGATGATGAAGAGAGTGATAATGCTGCTTTCTCAGCCAACTCCGGCGAACAAGTTGTGAGCGAAAGAACCGCGAAGAAACCCGATGTCTCCTCTACCGTAACCGCTCACAAATCCATACCCGACAAGCACACCGACAGAGACACGGAAGCTGATGAAGACTCCTATATCGCAACAAGCGACGTTTCCGACATCACTCAAGCGAGTCCGGAGACCCGCGGATTGCTCGCCGAATTGACACCGCGAAACCAGCAGATTGCCCTGCTTATCGCCCAAGGCCACACCAATTCGGAAATCGCCGACAAGCTGTTCCTCTCCCCCGGAACGGTGAAGAACCACGCCAGCCACATCTTCGCCAGCCTCAACGTTCGCAACCGCACCGAACTGACCGCCATGCTCGGTGGCACATTGGATTGA
- a CDS encoding sensor histidine kinase, with protein MGFVFLLPESAYMGRFVLMILQPILILLFYVAMLKAPKLFWQRAAALILIVVCIWSAPYLRHGGQLLTYIVITEASILFNATFGYIAIAISAAAMWILSPILNNLQSLHTPDFIATSSYILFAGILFMVYTVQSEKLQRANEQLQDNIQQIESLTLSRERARMASEMHDSIGQQLTAIHYAHESAANATTAATSLTEAERAAISKPIARADEIAEDALSEVRQMARALDPAAFGQTLTNESIDAMARSFGQAGLEMQTDITGEVGLLGSDEQTLLFRALQETLTNAVRHAHATKVRLTIAVGGHETTLRVEDDGPGIDADDIDHGFGLASLRQRMEQIGGNLKLGESQSLGGASITVTIPNPSGKEPTEPSQSSNSNTSSRASKKSRGNNATSTAKGADES; from the coding sequence TTGGGATTCGTTTTTCTGCTTCCCGAGTCGGCGTATATGGGCCGCTTCGTACTCATGATTCTGCAGCCGATACTTATTCTGCTGTTCTATGTTGCCATGCTCAAAGCGCCAAAACTGTTCTGGCAACGTGCGGCGGCGCTGATTCTGATAGTGGTCTGCATCTGGTCGGCGCCGTATCTGCGCCACGGCGGGCAACTGTTGACCTATATCGTCATAACCGAAGCATCAATACTGTTCAATGCCACATTCGGGTACATCGCCATCGCGATTTCCGCAGCTGCCATGTGGATACTTTCGCCGATACTTAATAATCTGCAAAGCCTGCATACTCCTGATTTCATCGCCACATCAAGCTACATCCTGTTCGCCGGCATCCTCTTCATGGTCTACACCGTTCAATCGGAGAAACTGCAACGGGCAAACGAGCAACTCCAAGACAATATACAACAGATCGAATCGCTGACTCTTTCGCGCGAACGGGCACGAATGGCCAGCGAAATGCACGATTCCATAGGCCAACAACTTACTGCGATACACTATGCTCATGAATCCGCGGCCAATGCCACGACTGCCGCCACCAGCCTGACCGAAGCAGAACGGGCAGCCATCAGCAAGCCCATCGCCAGGGCCGATGAGATTGCCGAAGACGCCTTGTCCGAAGTCCGTCAGATGGCACGCGCCCTGGATCCGGCGGCGTTCGGTCAAACGCTCACCAATGAGTCGATCGACGCGATGGCACGCTCGTTCGGCCAAGCAGGACTTGAGATGCAGACCGATATCACCGGAGAAGTCGGTTTGCTGGGAAGCGACGAGCAAACGCTGCTGTTCCGCGCCTTGCAGGAAACGCTGACCAATGCCGTGCGCCACGCCCACGCCACCAAGGTACGGCTCACCATCGCCGTCGGCGGCCACGAGACGACGTTGCGGGTCGAGGACGACGGACCCGGCATCGATGCAGACGACATCGATCACGGCTTCGGTCTTGCGTCGTTGCGCCAGCGCATGGAGCAGATCGGCGGAAACCTCAAGTTAGGGGAATCGCAATCGCTTGGTGGGGCCAGTATCACGGTGACCATTCCGAACCCAAGCGGGAAGGAACCAACAGAGCCATCACAATCATCGAATTCGAATACCTCAAGCCGTGCTTCTAAGAAAAGCAGGGGAAATAACGCAACGTCAACCGCAAAAGGAGCGGACGAGTCATGA